The sequence below is a genomic window from Cedecea neteri.
CAGTTTACCGCGACCGAAGACGACGCTGGCAGCAGCCTGCCGTTCTGGAAGTCCCCGGCCTTCTTCGACATGCTGCTCTCTGCGGGTCGCTGGCTGATTGTGCTGATTGTGGCCTGGGTGCTGTGGCGGAAAGCGATTCGTCCGCAGCTCACCCGCCGCGCGGAAATTCTGAAAGCGTCTAACGAAGCGAAAGAGAACCGAAAAGCCGAAGAAGAAGCCGTCGCCGTAACGCTTAGCCGCGATGAGCAACAACAGCAGCGTAAAGCTAACCAGCGCCTGAGCGCCGAAGTCATGAGTCAGCGTATTCGTGATATGTCCGACAACGATCCTCGCGTAGTTGCGCTGGTGATCCGCCAATGGATGAGTACTGAAATATGAGTATTACCGGAACCGAAAAGAGCGCCATCCTGCTGATGACCATTGGTGAAGACCGCGCCGCCGAGGTGTTCAAACACCTCAGCCCGCGTGAAGTGCAGCATTTAAGTGCGGCGATGGCGAACACCCATCAAATCTCAAACAAACTGCTGACCGAAGTGCTTGCCGAGTTTGAACAAGAGGCCGAACAGTTCGCGGCGCTGAGCATCAACGCCAACGACTACCTGCGCACTGTGCTTATCAAAGCGCTGGGCGAAGAGCGTGCCTCCAGCCTGCTGGAAGATATTCTCGAAACCCGCGACACCACCAGCGGCATCGAAACGCTCAACTTTATGGAGCCGCAGAGCGCCGCCGATCTTATTCGCGACGAGCACCCGCAGATCATCGCCACCATTCTGGTTCACCTCAAGCGTGGCCAGGCGGCGGATATTCTGGCGCTGTTCGACGAGCGCCTGCGCAACGACGTCATGCTGCGTATCGCCACCTTTGGCGGCGTCCAGCCGGCCGCGCTGGCAGAACTGACCGAAGTGCTGAACAACCTGCTCGACGGCCAGAACCTCAAGCGCAGCAAAATGGGCGGCGTGAGAACGGCGGCGGAAATCATCAACCTGATGAAAACTCAGCAGGAAGAAGCCGTTATTACCGCCGTGCGCGACTTCGACGGCGAACTGGCGCAGAAAATCATCGACGAGATGTTCCTGTTCGAAAACCTCGTGGCCGTGGACGACCGCAGCATTCAGCGTCTTCTGCAGGAAGTGGAGTCCGAATCTCTGCTTATCGCCCTCAAAGGTGCAGAGCAGGCGCTGCGCGAGAAGTTCCTGCGCAACATGTCCCAGCGTGCTGCGGACATCCTGCGCGACGACCTCGCCAACCGTGGCCCGGTGCGTCTGTCGCAGGTGGAAAACGAACAGAAAGCTATCCTGCTTATCGTGCGTCGCCTGGCGGAGACCGGCGAGATGGTGATCGGCACCAGCGAGGATACCTATGTCTAATACGCTGCCATGGAAACGCTGGACGCCTGAAGATCTCGCCTTCCCTACGCCGGTGTTCGAAGAGATTCTGATGCCGGAAACCACCGCGGAGCAGGAAGAGCCGGAAAACGAGCCGGACCTGCAGCAAACGCTGGCGATGATGCAGGCCCAGGCCCGTGAACAGGGTCACAGCGCAGGCTTTGCCGCCGGGCACGATCAGGGCGTAGAAGAAGGCCGTAAAGCGGGCTTCCAGCAAGGGCTTGAACAGGGCATCAATGAAGCCCGTCAGCAACAGGCACCGGTGCACGCCCGCATGCAGCAGCTGGTGAGCGAATTCCAGTACACGCTGGATGCGCTGGACAGCGTAATTGCCTCCCGCCTGATGCAAATGGCGCTGGAAGCCGCGCGGCAGGTTATTGGCCAGACGCCTGCCGTGGATAACAACGCGCTGATCAAACAGATTCAGGGCCTGCTGATGCAGGAACCGCTGTTCAGCGGTAAGCCACAGCTGCGCGTACACCCGGATGACTTACAGCGAGTTGAAGAGATGCTGGGTGCCACGCTGAGCCTGCACGGCTGGCGTTTGCGCGGCGACCCAAGCCTGCACCAGGGCGGCTGCAAAGTCTCCGCCGATGAAGGCGACCTTGACGCCAGCGTGGCCACTCGTTGGCAAGAGCTGTGCCGCCTGGCCGCGCCGGGAGTGCTCTGATGACCGCGCGCCTGACCCGCTGGCTGACCACGCTCGACAATTTTGAAGCGCGGATGGTCGAACTGCCGTCCGTTCGCCGCTACGGCCGTCTGACCCGCGCCACCGGCCTGGTCCTGGAGGCCACCGGCCTGCAGCTGGCGCTGGGCGCGACCTGCATCATTGAGCAGCACGACCGGGAAGTCGAATGTGAAGTCGTGGGCTTCAACGGCCACAAACTGTTTCTGATGCCGCTGGAAGAAGTCGAAGGCATTCTTCCCGGCGCCCGGGTTTATGCCCGCTCTGCGACATCGGAAGGCCTGCACAGCGGTAAAAAATTGCCGCTTGGCCCGGCCTTGCTGGGCCGCGTACTTGACGGCAGCGGCCGCCCGCTCGACGGGCTGCCTTCGCCGGATTCCGACCTGATGGGCGCGCTGGGTGCAGCCCCGTTTAACCCACTCCAGCGTACCGCGATTGAACATGTTCTTGACGTTGGCGTTCGCCCGATTAATGCCCTGCTGACGGTAGGTCGCGGGCAGCGTATGGGCCTGTTTGCCGGTTCCGGCGTGGGGAAAAGCGTCCTGCTCGGCATGATGGCGCGTTACACCCAGGCTGACGTGATCGTCGTGGGACTGATTGGCGAGCGTGGTCGCGAAGTAAAAGACTTTATCGAGAATATTCTCGGTGCCGAAGGCCGTGCCCGTTCGGTGGTGATTGCCGCCCCGGCGGACGTTTCTCCGCTGCTGCGTATGCAGGGTGCCGCCTACGCGACAAGAATCGCCGAAGACTTCCGCGATCGCGGCCAGCACGTCCTGCTGATTATGGATTCTCTGACGCGTTATGCCATGGCCCAGCGTGAAATCGCCCTCGCCATTGGCGAACCTCCGGCGACCAAAGGCTATCCGCCTTCGGTCTTTGCCAAGCTCCCGGCGCTGGTTGAGCGTGCGGGGAACGGCATTCACGGCGGCGGCTCGATTACCGCGTTTTATACCGTACTCACCGAAGGCGACGATCAGCAGGACCCGATTGCCGACTCCGCGCGAGCCATTCTTGACGGCCACATTGTGCTGTCACGCCGCCTGGCAGAAGCGGGCCACTACCCGGCCATCGACATCGAAGCTTCTATCAGCCGAGCCATGACATCGTTGATTACCGAGCAGCATTACGCCCGGGTACGTCGTTTCAAACAGTTGTTATCCAGCTTCCAGCGCAACCGTGATTTGGTGAGCGTGGGGGCTTACGCCAAAGGCAGCGATCCGATGCTCGATAAGGCCATTGAACTGTGGCCGCATCTTGAAGCCTTCCTGCAACAAGGCATTTTTGAACGCGCAAACTGGGAAGAAGCCAGCCTCGCACTGGAGACGCTTTTCCCCACCGTTTGATGAGAGGTGACCATGAACCAAAACAGCGCACTGGATACTTTGCGTGAACTCGCCGCCCAGGAAGTAGAAAAAGCAGCGATTCGTTTAGGGGAGATGCGCCGGGGTTGCCAGCAGGCGGAAGAGCAACTCAACATGCTGATTAACTATCAGTTTGAGTACAGCAACAGCCTGAATGACAACATGAGCCAGGGGATCGCCAGCACGCGCTGGCAGAACTACCAGCAGTTTATACGCACGCTGGAAAAAGCCATCGAACAGCACCGCCAGCAGCTGATGCAGTGGAGCAATAAAGTTGACCAGGCATTGGGCGCATGGCAGGAAAAACAAAAGCGCCTGCAGGCATGGCAAACCCTGCAGGACAGAAAGGCAGCGGAGCTGTTGCTCGCAGAGAACAGACTCGATCAGAAGCAGATGGACGAATACGCCCAGCGGGCCACATTGAGGAAAGGTGAATGATCACATTGCCAAAAATTCTGTTAAACCCCGGGGCCGACACCGCTGCCGCCGGGGATGCAAAAGGCGCGGACGGCAAAGGCTTCGGTGAAGACTTCCTGACGCTGCTGGGCAAAGCTTTGCCGGGAAACGTCGTTTTGGAAGACGGTAAATCGCTGCCTCTGGGCGCGGCATTAAGCAAAGTTGCCGCAGCCAATGCGGCAAAAGGCGAGACCAAAGACGACCAGGCGGCCCTGACGGAGCTGCTAAACTCGCCGGAACAGCCTGAAGCGCTTTCCGCCCTGCTCGCCTCCATCGGCAAAACAGAAACGGGTGATAAGCCCGAGGCGGCGCTGAAAGACGCAAAAACAGATAAGCCCCTGAGCGACGCTGAGCTGCAAACGCTTAGCGCGCTGTTCGCTATGTTGCCGCAGCCCGTAACCGCTGCGCAGCCCGTGACGCTAGCTAAAACAGCAACCGACACAGCATCGCTGTCCGCCCTGACCTCTGCAGCAGGCAACACCGCAGGCAAAAACACCGCGGACAGCCTGCTGCCTGCTGACGCCAGCGGCAAAAAAGCTACGCCTGCGGGGGCGACGCTTGCAGACAGTAAATCTGTTGCAGCCACCGGCCCGGCAGCGGTCCAGCAGCACGTGGATGACAAAGCGCAACTGGTCGCTAACAACACGCCTGACGGTCGCGACAACGCGGCTCCACAGGCAAATAACACCGCCCCTGTCACCGCGCAGATAACTCCGGCCATCAGCAGCACCACAGTTGCGACCCCAACGACAACGCACATCGCCACCCCAACGGCGCCGATGATCAGCGCCCAGTTGGGCAGCCATGAGTGGCAACAGCAGATTTCTCAGCACGTTACGCTGTTTACCCGTCAGGGCCAGCACAGCGCCGAGCTGAGATTGCACCCGGAAGATCTCGGTCAGGTGCAAATTAGTCTAAAACTAGAAGATAACCAGGCACAGCTGCAGATGATGTCGCCGCACAGTCACGTACGGGCTGCGCTTGAAGCAGCGCTGCCTTCACTGCGCACTGCGCTGGCTGAAAGCGGCATCCAGCTTGGCCAGAGCAACATCAGCAGCGAAAGCTTCGCTCAGCAGCAGTCCGGCCAGCAGCAACAGCAGCAAAGCGCCCGCAGCGGAGAGCGTTTCTCCCTGAGCGGTAACGACGCCGAGCCGCTGCCGGTGGCCGATAGCCTGCAGCGTCTGGCAAGCAGCAACGGCGCGGTGGATATCTTCGCCTGAGCCCCGTTCAAGGGTAAACGCCAGAGCTAGCGACAATAAACGTGTGTTTTCCGGGCTTTGACCGCCCGGAGACACGGGATAATTGCTCTTCAGCAGTACCGATACAGGAATAAAGCGTTCAATGACTGATACCGCTATCACGAAAGGCCGTAAGCGCGCCATCTGGGTGCCGATACTGGTTCTTATCACACTCGCCGCGTGCGCCACCGCAGGCTACAGCTACTGGCGCATGCAGCAAACGCCAGCCACAGCCCAGGCAAAAACGCCTGAGCCGCCGCCTGCGCCAGTGTTCTTCGCTCTGGATACGTTTACCGTCAATCTGGGTGATGCGGATCGCGTGCTGTACATCGGCGTCACGCTGCGTTTGAAAGATGAAGCGACCCGCCAGCGCCTGAGCGAATTCCTGCCGGAAGTCCGCAGCCGTCTGTTGCTGCTGTTCTCTCGCCAGGACGCCAATCAGCTTGCCACCGATGCCGGTAAGCAGAAGCTGGTGGAAGCGATTAAAACTACTCTGGCGCCGCCTCTGGTCGCCGGGCAACCTCAACAGGTAGTCAGCGACGTGCTGTATACCGCCTTTATTTTGCGGTAAGTCCATGGGCGACAGTATTCTTTCTCAGGCCGAAATCGATGCGCTGT
It includes:
- the fliH gene encoding flagellar assembly protein FliH, with the translated sequence MSNTLPWKRWTPEDLAFPTPVFEEILMPETTAEQEEPENEPDLQQTLAMMQAQAREQGHSAGFAAGHDQGVEEGRKAGFQQGLEQGINEARQQQAPVHARMQQLVSEFQYTLDALDSVIASRLMQMALEAARQVIGQTPAVDNNALIKQIQGLLMQEPLFSGKPQLRVHPDDLQRVEEMLGATLSLHGWRLRGDPSLHQGGCKVSADEGDLDASVATRWQELCRLAAPGVL
- a CDS encoding flagellar hook-length control protein FliK, giving the protein MITLPKILLNPGADTAAAGDAKGADGKGFGEDFLTLLGKALPGNVVLEDGKSLPLGAALSKVAAANAAKGETKDDQAALTELLNSPEQPEALSALLASIGKTETGDKPEAALKDAKTDKPLSDAELQTLSALFAMLPQPVTAAQPVTLAKTATDTASLSALTSAAGNTAGKNTADSLLPADASGKKATPAGATLADSKSVAATGPAAVQQHVDDKAQLVANNTPDGRDNAAPQANNTAPVTAQITPAISSTTVATPTTTHIATPTAPMISAQLGSHEWQQQISQHVTLFTRQGQHSAELRLHPEDLGQVQISLKLEDNQAQLQMMSPHSHVRAALEAALPSLRTALAESGIQLGQSNISSESFAQQQSGQQQQQQSARSGERFSLSGNDAEPLPVADSLQRLASSNGAVDIFA
- the fliG gene encoding flagellar motor switch protein FliG is translated as MSITGTEKSAILLMTIGEDRAAEVFKHLSPREVQHLSAAMANTHQISNKLLTEVLAEFEQEAEQFAALSINANDYLRTVLIKALGEERASSLLEDILETRDTTSGIETLNFMEPQSAADLIRDEHPQIIATILVHLKRGQAADILALFDERLRNDVMLRIATFGGVQPAALAELTEVLNNLLDGQNLKRSKMGGVRTAAEIINLMKTQQEEAVITAVRDFDGELAQKIIDEMFLFENLVAVDDRSIQRLLQEVESESLLIALKGAEQALREKFLRNMSQRAADILRDDLANRGPVRLSQVENEQKAILLIVRRLAETGEMVIGTSEDTYV
- the fliI gene encoding flagellar protein export ATPase FliI, with protein sequence MTARLTRWLTTLDNFEARMVELPSVRRYGRLTRATGLVLEATGLQLALGATCIIEQHDREVECEVVGFNGHKLFLMPLEEVEGILPGARVYARSATSEGLHSGKKLPLGPALLGRVLDGSGRPLDGLPSPDSDLMGALGAAPFNPLQRTAIEHVLDVGVRPINALLTVGRGQRMGLFAGSGVGKSVLLGMMARYTQADVIVVGLIGERGREVKDFIENILGAEGRARSVVIAAPADVSPLLRMQGAAYATRIAEDFRDRGQHVLLIMDSLTRYAMAQREIALAIGEPPATKGYPPSVFAKLPALVERAGNGIHGGGSITAFYTVLTEGDDQQDPIADSARAILDGHIVLSRRLAEAGHYPAIDIEASISRAMTSLITEQHYARVRRFKQLLSSFQRNRDLVSVGAYAKGSDPMLDKAIELWPHLEAFLQQGIFERANWEEASLALETLFPTV
- the fliL gene encoding flagellar basal body-associated protein FliL — translated: MTDTAITKGRKRAIWVPILVLITLAACATAGYSYWRMQQTPATAQAKTPEPPPAPVFFALDTFTVNLGDADRVLYIGVTLRLKDEATRQRLSEFLPEVRSRLLLLFSRQDANQLATDAGKQKLVEAIKTTLAPPLVAGQPQQVVSDVLYTAFILR
- the fliJ gene encoding flagellar export protein FliJ, with amino-acid sequence MNQNSALDTLRELAAQEVEKAAIRLGEMRRGCQQAEEQLNMLINYQFEYSNSLNDNMSQGIASTRWQNYQQFIRTLEKAIEQHRQQLMQWSNKVDQALGAWQEKQKRLQAWQTLQDRKAAELLLAENRLDQKQMDEYAQRATLRKGE